A window of the Dictyostelium discoideum AX4 chromosome 4 chromosome, whole genome shotgun sequence genome harbors these coding sequences:
- the padA gene encoding nmrA-like family protein encodes MQTNITSTKMSILVTGGTGVVGRQVVKSLELREKNINIRVGGRDQDKCNQLGFGKNSTFTRFDFMDPTTWDKSLEGVDRVFLIALPMDPTPEKSLGPFIEKCKERKLKKIVVLSVIDAERVPLVKIEQMVQGSGLTFVILRPPFFSENFSEGFMKHDIDQGTIRVPVGEHSVNWISTHDIGECASIVLMDSKFDGRTIEITGPKPINFKELSEVVSKNVGKQIRFEDIKPQEYKKCLMDRGISEPSANYLNELFTSAREDKLSKCTKGVNEITGHDPRSFEQFAKETFSNTSGSCTSKPVI; translated from the exons atgcaaaCAAATATTACTTCAACAAAAATGTCAATTTTAGTAACTGGTGGAACAGGAGTTGTTGGTAGACAAGTTGTCAAATCATTAGAACTTAgagaaaaaaatattaatattagagTTGGTGGTCGTGATCAAGACAAATGTAATCAATTGGGATTTGGTAAGAATTCAACTTTTACTAGATTCGATTTCATGGATCCAACAACATGGGATAAATCATTAGAAGGTGTTGATAGAGTTTTCTTAATTGCCTTGCCAATGGATCCAACACCAGAGAAAAGCTTAGGACCATTCATTGAGAAATGTAAAGAGAGAAAGTTAAAGAAAATCGTTGTCCTCTCTGTCATCGATGCTGAACGTGTACCATTGGTAAAGATTGAACAAATGGTTCAAGGTTCTGGATTGACATTTGTCATTTTGAGACCACCATTTTTCTCTGAGAATTTCTCTGAAGGTTTCATGAAACACGATATTGACCAAGGCACCATTCGTGTACCAGTTGGTGAACATTCAGTCAATTGGATTTCAACTCACGACATTGGTGAATGTGCTTCCATAGTTCTCATGGACAGTAAATTCGATGGCAGAACCATTGAAATCACTGGTCCAAAaccaatcaatttcaaagaaCTCTCTGAAGTCGTCTCGAAGAATGTTGGTAAACAAATTAGATTTGAAGATATTAAACCACAAGAATACAAGAAATGTCTCATGGATAGAGGTATCAGTGAACCATCTGCAAACTATCTCAATGAATTGTTCACTTCTGCTCGTGAAGATAAACTTTCAAAATGTACAAAAGGTGTTAATGAAATCACTGGTCATGATCCAAGATCCTTTGAACAATTTGCCAAAGAAACTTTCTCAAATACAAGTGGTAGTTGTACTTCTAAACCAGTTat ataa
- a CDS encoding BTB/POZ domain-containing protein (meprin and TRAF homology (MATH) domain-containing protein): MEQKMDFLNVKPIELELQGLSIATVKNNEQWDLDGFNQYKFVDESEYEDQPSFQKNLSHDLTFLLPTLDQLQDGADSSGHVDQSHLRGRIYAHKEKVALKSEYFSLLLTNGMKESKQQEISIPNISVDIFFEILMFLYTSELSVNQENLTSMFLVCDQFLLEDGKQICRDFIKTLDNLILERFLLEDNGLCSELTDLYIEQVCSNSSFFLNIERVSKLGKDVLIKVLNRDDIPMKEIDIFRSTIEWVSCNTVLLSSSSTSTTTTTTTNNSNSILIEQQDKNLVSKVFHLIRFPSIDYEDMVSVVEPYSHLIPSNLLLESYRFLSKPKLIPMNENDLLNPRLTPRKKPNQTTLVPGCDVISFQCPDHKKCYSVSWPIHNFSAIKSQKHVSNCFEMYGLTWKMWAYPAGEAKHSDSFSVYLEAVRVKEKESYEFLRNTTFFFGLVNQKNKTLCRHYPSSPNVLFNYEKSVWGNGLIELKLLYDKSLGYMDNDCVTIQLHILECIALDG, encoded by the exons atggaACAGAAAatggattttttaaatgttaaaCCAATCGAATTAGAGTTACAAGGTTTATCAATTGCAACTGTAAAAAATAACGAACAATGGGATTTAg atGGATTTAATCAATATAAATTTGTAGATGAATCAGAATATGAAGATCAACCATCatttcaaaagaatttatcACACGATCTTACATTTTTACTTCCAACATTAGATCAATTACAAGATGGTGCCGATTCAAGTGGACATGTTGATCAATCACATTTAAGAGGTAGAATCTATGCACATAAAGAAAAGGTTGCATTGAAATCCGAATATTTTAGTCTCCTCTTAACCAATGGAATGAAAGAGAGTAAACAACAAGAAATTTCAATTCCAAATATTTCAGTCGACattttctttgaaattttaatgtttttatatACATCCGAGTTATCAGTAAATCAAGAGAATTTAACAAGTATGTTTTTAGTTTGTGATCAATTTCTCTTGGAAGATGGTAAACAAATTTGTAGAGATTTCATTAAAACtttagataatttaattttagaaagATTTTTATTAGAA gataatGGTTTATGTTCAGAATTAACAGACCTTTATATAGAACAAGTTtgttcaaattcatcatttttcTTAAATATTGAAAGAGTTTCAAAACTTGGAAAAGATGTATTGATCAAAGTCTTGAATAGAGATGATATACCAATGAAAGAGattgatatttttagatCTACAATCGAGTGGGTTTCTTGTAACActgtattattatcatcatcatcaacatcaacaactacaactacaactacaaataattcaaattcaattttaattgaacaaCAAGATAAAAATTTGGTATCAAAagtatttcatttaattagATTCCCATCAATAGATTATGAAGATATGGTTAGTGTTGTTGAACCATATAGTCATTTAATTccttcaaatttattattagaatcaTATAGATTCCTTTCAAAACCAAAGTTAATACCAATGAATGAAAACGATTTACTCAATCCTAGATTAACACCAAGAAAGAAACCAAATCAAACTACATTGGTACCTGGTTGTGATGTTATATCATTCCAATGTCCTGATCATAAGAAATGTTATTCAGTATCATGGCCAATTCATAATTTTAGCGCAATAAAGAGTCAAAAACATGTTAGTAACTGTTTTGAAATGTATGGTTTAACTTGGAAAATGTGGGCTTACCCAGCTGGTGAAGCAAAGCACAGTGATAGTTTTTCAGTTTATTTAGAAGCAGTTCGTGTAAAAGAGAAGGAATCTTACGAATTTTTAAGAAATACAACATTCTTTTTCGGTCTTGTAAATCAAAAGAATAAAACACTTTGTCGTCACTATCCCTCATCTCCAAATGTTTTATTCAATTATGAGAAAAGTGTTTGGGGTAATGGtttaatagaattaaaacTTTTGTATGATAAATCTTTAGGTTATATGGATAATGATTGTGTAACAATTCAATTACATATTTTAGAATGTATTGCATTGGAtggttaa